One window of Triticum dicoccoides isolate Atlit2015 ecotype Zavitan chromosome 5A, WEW_v2.0, whole genome shotgun sequence genomic DNA carries:
- the LOC119304280 gene encoding cortical cell-delineating protein-like: MAPSKLALFLAMNLVLLVAVHGCGSCGNTPPVPVPSPPIAFPPPAPVPSPPSPGGGGGTCSIDTLKLKVCANVLNLLKLNLGVPTDEQCCPLLSGLADLDAALCLCTAIKANVLGIKLNVPVDLVLLLNQCGKTCPADFTCPR, translated from the coding sequence ATGGCGCCCTCCAAGCTCGCCCTCTTCCTCGCCATGAATCTGGTCCTCCTCGTGGCAGTGCATGGCTGCGGGTCGTGCGGCAACACACCGCCCGTCCCTGTTCCAAGCCCACCGATTGCGTTTCCACCGCCAGCTCCCGTGCCGTCTCCGCCTTCccccggcggcgggggcggcaccTGCTCAATCGACACTCTGAAGCTGAAGGTTTGCGCCAACGTGCTGAACCTGCTGAAGCTCAACCTCGGCGTGCCGACGGACGAGCAGTGCTGCCCGCTTCTGAGCGGCCTCGCTGACCTAGACGCCGCCCTGTGTCTCTGCACTGCCATCAAGGCCAACGTCCTCGGCATCAAGCTCAATGTGCCCGTCGACCTCGTGCTCCTCCTCAACCAGTGCGGCAAGACCTGCCCCGCCGACTTCACCTGCCCTCGCTGA